Within the Nitrospira sp. genome, the region ACGGCGTGTAACGTGAACCCAATGCCAGCCAGCCGGCTGACCACATGATCATGAAGTTCCCGCGCAATCCGCGCTCGTTCTCCCTCTTGCACCGTCACAATCTGCTTCGCCAGTTGGTGCATCCGTTCCTCGGTCTTCCGGAGACTGCGCCCCTGCGCGTCAATCGTTTTCCCATATACCTCGACCCACTCCTCCAGCATCGCCGTGTCCACATGCCGGGCAGGACGCGCGAGGCGATCGGTCATGGTTCCCCATGCTAGATGCAGTGCCTCCATCAACAGGCGCAAGCACTCCACCATGTCTTCGGACGCCGACGCACGGAGCCAAAACACGGTGACACAACCCTGGCCATCAGGGCATACGCCACTACACCCCACAACCGATCGAATCGCATAGCGATCGACAAAGTCCTGGTACTCCGGGAGACGCGGATGCCCCTTTGCCATCGGAATCGCCATCACCGTGCATCGGCTACTCACCGCTTGTCTGTCGCGAATGGACGCTCCCTCTCCGGTCTTCGCGGGCAGACTGACCTGGTCCAAGAAGTCCGCCAGCATCGGGAATTGCGTGACGAACTGAGGCCTCATTATAGGGACTCCCTCGGACCAACCAGAGCACGCCGCATCCGCACACTGTGCCGCCTCACCAGCCGAGGCCACGAGCACCAGATATGGTGCAGCCCGTTCTCCCGACGCACCCATGGCCTCAGCCTGACCCGTCACAAAACAGCGGGCCAGCACAATATCCGACACCCCAGTCTCCACCGACCGACAAACGTTCATCGCCACATCCATCGCGCGTTGCGCCAGCTCCGCACCGCTCAGACAGACCGCAGCCAATTGATGAATCTGAACCACGCCATGACCGGCATCCGCGCGCGCCCGCTCCGCCCATGCGTCCTGATCGCCTGACTGCCTCATTACCGTACCGCTGTGCTTCCCGACTACTCGGCTTACTTACGAACTCGGACTATGGCGAAACACGACCCGCTGTTTCAAGCTGGCCAAATGACCAGTGCCTCGTCGCAAACACGTGCCCAGCGCCACTTCCCGCGCCACACGCGGACCATCAGTCACGTGCATCAGGAGCATCGGGAGCACCCAGAGAAGTCCCGTCTTCCTTCGTGTTGTTGTCATGATTGCTGACTACTGAGTACTCATGGGCACGGAAGAATGTGAACGGATGCTCTTATCGCTGGTGCCATCTGTACTGTCAGTCTTTGTCTCGGGGGCCTGGCGCACGAGCCCCTCTCGATGTGGTCACTGAAGCGGGTGGTACGATCGCTCCGTACAATTCTTCTGTCACCCAGACATTTCAGCAACTCTCTGCTGAGCAACATGCGTACCATATCGGTAACTGACGCGATTTCCCAAGAAACCCACTTTGCATCGATATTGATCCTCTCGATGCATATATCAACAGTGATACACATGTGTATCCATTTCGGTCCATGCTCCAGCTGCGACCATCAGTGTATTAACGAGTGATCAGGGCGCGATTGACCACGCTCTGTCTGGCAACTGGTCTCCCGCTTTTACTCAAAGTGTCCACCACTTG harbors:
- a CDS encoding sensor histidine kinase codes for the protein MRQSGDQDAWAERARADAGHGVVQIHQLAAVCLSGAELAQRAMDVAMNVCRSVETGVSDIVLARCFVTGQAEAMGASGERAAPYLVLVASAGEAAQCADAACSGWSEGVPIMRPQFVTQFPMLADFLDQVSLPAKTGEGASIRDRQAVSSRCTVMAIPMAKGHPRLPEYQDFVDRYAIRSVVGCSGVCPDGQGCVTVFWLRASASEDMVECLRLLMEALHLAWGTMTDRLARPARHVDTAMLEEWVEVYGKTIDAQGRSLRKTEERMHQLAKQIVTVQEGERARIARELHDHVVSRLAGIGFTLHAVVQVPPQTNEELLGALREILVEIDGLGASARSLAFRLHPVVLDRLGLSLTLHRLIDECERQKGLRITRSVCELRQPLASLVAAVLYRVAEEALQNIVKHAGVQDCVVTLGVQEGELELCVADRGRGFAMSQSNVGSAGLGLLSMAERVRQIHGRLVIQSAPGEGTMVIVRVALPDGDGIGRG